A window of Costertonia aggregata contains these coding sequences:
- a CDS encoding GntR family transcriptional regulator has translation MAVESIRYIKVDVDSRIPKYKQVVDSIFGAIREGHLRMGEKIPSINEVSEECLLSRDTVEKAYSHLKEQKIIVSVKGKGYYVAKTDLSSKINVLFLINKLSTYKMRIFNSFVQTLGTNANVDLDIYHCEPSIFIKVLHKKVNQYDQFVIMPHFKNENLQHMGCTEEILEVIGAIPQEKLIIMDRNILSLSMKSGRIYQDFIDDIYAALSKGLNKVKKYQKIILVYPRESVYPYPKGIVTGFKRFCIEHNFDYEILDEIYESMELQLRDLFITIEESDLVNLVKQVRDRHFKLGDEIGIISYNDTPLKELLGITVISTDFKKMGAEAAHMLLNGKKSVVKNDFNFIDRNSV, from the coding sequence ATGGCGGTAGAAAGCATACGGTATATAAAGGTTGATGTAGATTCAAGGATACCAAAATACAAACAGGTAGTAGATTCTATTTTTGGTGCGATTCGGGAGGGACACTTACGAATGGGCGAGAAAATTCCATCTATTAACGAGGTAAGTGAAGAGTGCTTGCTTTCAAGGGATACCGTTGAAAAAGCGTACAGCCATCTGAAAGAACAGAAAATCATCGTCTCGGTAAAAGGAAAAGGATACTACGTTGCCAAAACCGATTTATCTTCAAAGATAAATGTGCTTTTTCTTATAAATAAGTTGAGTACTTATAAAATGAGGATTTTCAACTCTTTTGTACAGACTTTAGGAACTAATGCCAATGTTGATCTAGATATTTACCATTGTGAACCTTCAATATTTATAAAGGTGCTACATAAAAAAGTAAACCAATACGACCAATTTGTGATTATGCCTCATTTTAAGAACGAAAATCTGCAACACATGGGGTGTACAGAGGAAATCCTCGAGGTTATTGGAGCTATTCCTCAGGAAAAATTGATTATTATGGATAGAAATATCTTGAGCCTTTCTATGAAATCGGGACGTATTTATCAAGATTTTATAGATGATATCTATGCGGCCCTATCAAAAGGGCTGAACAAGGTGAAAAAGTATCAAAAAATAATCCTTGTATATCCCAGAGAATCGGTATACCCCTATCCAAAAGGAATCGTTACCGGATTCAAAAGATTTTGTATAGAACATAATTTTGACTATGAAATTTTAGACGAAATTTATGAAAGTATGGAATTGCAGCTAAGAGACCTTTTCATCACCATAGAAGAGTCTGACCTTGTGAATCTTGTAAAACAGGTACGTGATAGGCATTTTAAACTTGGTGATGAAATCGGCATCATCTCTTACAATGACACTCCTTTAAAAGAACTTTTAGGGATTACGGTAATTAGTACCGATTTTAAAAAGATGGGGGCCGAAGCAGCTCATATGCTTTTGAACGGCAAAAAATCCGTCGTTAAGAACGACTTCAACTTCATAGACCGTAACTCGGTTTAA
- a CDS encoding bifunctional aldolase/short-chain dehydrogenase encodes MKVKTYHYVDYLWDEKKAAELNDDQVALFLYRSNILGADLRITNYGGGNTSCKTIEKDPLTNEEVEVMWIKGSGGDIGTLTKAGIAGLYTDRLRNLKNVYGGLEDEDRMVGLFNHCIYDLDSRAPSIDTPLHGLLPFKHIDHLHPDALIAVAAAKDSERITKEIWGDTMGWVPWQRPGFDLGLQLEKCLNDNPGIRGIVLGSHGLFTWGDTSYECYLNSLEVIEMASEFIESKIKENGSVFGGQKVESLNAEERQDKAAQLMPMLRGLCSSENRMIGHFNDSDVVLEYINSHDLERLAPMGTSCPDHFLRTKIQPLVLDLDAKEDLSATQIVIDKLKPAFEQYKKEYQDYYDKHKRENSPAVRDASPVIIIYPGVGMFSFAKNKQTTRVANEFYVNAINVMRGAEAITEYTSLPRQEAFDIEYWLLEEAKLQRMPKEKPLSRKVALVTGAGGGIGKAIADKLAEEGANVILTDIAEERLKEGVETYARDTASYAVCDVTKSDSIADAYKKACLEFGGVDIVVHSAGLAISKPLEATTEKDWDILQNVLVKGQFELAKQAVAIMRKQGLGGDFISIASKNGLVSGPNNVGYGTSKAAQQHMARLLAAELGSDKIRVNTVNPDGVIVGSKIWEGDWAEGRAKAYGISVDELPAHYAKRNLLNEIIYPEDIANGVFACVGILDKTTGNIINVDGGMANAFVR; translated from the coding sequence ATGAAAGTAAAAACATATCATTACGTCGATTACCTGTGGGACGAAAAGAAAGCTGCTGAGCTAAATGATGATCAAGTGGCCCTTTTTCTTTACCGGTCAAACATACTAGGAGCGGATCTTAGAATAACTAACTATGGTGGCGGTAATACGAGTTGCAAAACCATTGAAAAAGATCCGTTGACCAATGAAGAGGTCGAGGTCATGTGGATTAAAGGTTCGGGTGGGGACATTGGTACCTTGACGAAAGCTGGAATTGCTGGGCTCTATACCGACAGACTGAGAAATCTTAAAAACGTGTACGGCGGTCTAGAAGATGAAGATCGCATGGTAGGACTCTTTAACCACTGTATTTATGATTTGGATAGTAGGGCACCTTCAATAGATACGCCTTTGCATGGGTTATTGCCCTTTAAACATATCGACCATTTGCATCCCGATGCCCTTATTGCTGTTGCCGCTGCAAAAGACAGTGAACGAATAACCAAAGAAATCTGGGGTGATACCATGGGCTGGGTACCTTGGCAGCGACCCGGTTTCGACTTAGGCCTTCAATTGGAAAAATGCCTGAACGACAATCCGGGGATACGTGGAATCGTTTTGGGCAGTCATGGACTTTTCACATGGGGCGATACATCTTACGAATGCTATTTGAACAGTTTGGAAGTCATCGAAATGGCCTCCGAATTTATCGAGAGCAAAATAAAGGAAAATGGAAGCGTTTTCGGAGGACAAAAGGTTGAAAGTCTGAATGCCGAAGAACGCCAAGACAAAGCAGCCCAATTGATGCCCATGTTGCGAGGCCTATGTTCTTCCGAAAACAGAATGATCGGTCACTTCAATGATAGTGATGTGGTACTTGAATATATCAACAGTCATGATTTGGAGCGATTGGCACCGATGGGTACGTCTTGCCCCGATCACTTTTTACGGACCAAGATACAACCGCTGGTGTTGGACCTAGACGCAAAGGAAGACCTTTCGGCCACCCAAATTGTCATTGACAAATTAAAGCCGGCATTTGAACAGTACAAAAAAGAATATCAAGACTATTACGATAAACATAAACGAGAAAACAGTCCCGCAGTTCGGGATGCTAGTCCAGTTATCATTATCTACCCTGGAGTTGGTATGTTCAGTTTCGCAAAGAACAAACAGACCACACGGGTAGCGAATGAATTCTATGTTAATGCTATCAATGTGATGCGAGGCGCAGAGGCTATTACAGAATATACTTCATTACCGCGGCAGGAAGCCTTCGATATCGAATATTGGTTGTTGGAGGAAGCCAAATTACAGCGTATGCCCAAAGAAAAGCCTTTGTCGCGCAAAGTGGCGTTAGTCACTGGTGCAGGAGGCGGAATCGGCAAGGCAATTGCCGATAAATTGGCCGAAGAAGGAGCCAATGTGATTCTAACCGATATTGCGGAAGAAAGGCTCAAGGAAGGAGTGGAAACCTACGCAAGGGATACGGCCAGTTATGCGGTATGCGACGTTACAAAAAGTGATTCGATAGCAGATGCCTATAAAAAAGCCTGCTTGGAATTCGGTGGAGTTGACATAGTGGTCCACAGTGCCGGTCTGGCGATTTCCAAACCTCTTGAAGCGACCACCGAAAAAGACTGGGATATTCTTCAAAACGTCCTCGTAAAAGGCCAATTTGAACTCGCCAAACAGGCCGTTGCCATAATGCGAAAACAAGGTCTAGGAGGTGATTTTATCAGTATTGCCAGTAAGAACGGTCTGGTTTCCGGTCCAAATAATGTGGGCTATGGAACTTCAAAAGCAGCCCAACAGCACATGGCCCGCTTATTGGCCGCAGAGTTGGGCAGTGATAAAATACGAGTGAATACGGTCAACCCAGACGGGGTTATCGTCGGCAGTAAAATATGGGAAGGCGATTGGGCCGAAGGTCGTGCCAAGGCCTATGGAATATCAGTTGATGAACTTCCTGCCCATTATGCCAAGCGTAATTTGTTAAACGAAATAATTTATCCGGAAGATATTGCCAATGGGGTTTTTGCCTGTGTCGGTATTTTGGATAAAACCACAGGGAACATAATCAATGTAGATGGCGGAATGGCCAATGCATTTGTGCGATAG
- a CDS encoding FGGY-family carbohydrate kinase, with translation MKTKVTAVFDIGRTNKKFFLFDSGFQEVHREYERFDEITDEDGYPTENLTALENWAKEVFDKILEISEYEITALNFSCYGASLVHVDENGKSLTPLYNYMKPLKDGIYDSFYNKYGPENEISRVTGSPRLGMLNTGMHLYWLKYEKPEVFEKIKYSLHLPQYLSYLFTGVPVSEYTSIGCHTLLWDYEKNDYHVWVYQERINQKLPPIVSSRKTIPINYKGKTIQMGVGIHDSSSALLPYIRSISKPFILVSTGTWSISINPFNSSMLTLKEIENNSLFNMRIDGSPVKVSRLFLGNEYKLQIKTLSKYFTVSEDYHKTVKFDQGIFFEIIKDFVHMFKWSSIASDDMPEETKIPYDKFEHAYHQLMLELVLLQEKSIRAAIGNEKIKRLYIDGGFSDNEIFIQLLSQYLGDMKLSTTDASLGSALGAALVISDTLLEPKFLKKNYALKKYRTLIFN, from the coding sequence ATGAAAACCAAAGTTACAGCTGTTTTCGATATTGGTAGGACCAACAAAAAGTTCTTTCTTTTTGATTCGGGCTTTCAGGAGGTGCACCGTGAATACGAACGTTTTGATGAAATTACTGACGAAGATGGATACCCCACTGAAAATCTGACCGCTTTGGAAAACTGGGCAAAAGAGGTTTTTGATAAAATTCTCGAGATATCCGAATATGAGATAACGGCTTTGAATTTCTCCTGTTACGGTGCGAGTTTGGTACATGTAGACGAAAATGGGAAATCCTTGACGCCTCTATACAATTACATGAAGCCTTTAAAGGATGGGATTTATGATTCCTTTTACAACAAATATGGTCCTGAAAATGAGATTTCAAGAGTGACGGGGTCTCCAAGACTAGGTATGCTCAATACCGGTATGCACTTGTATTGGCTCAAATATGAGAAGCCCGAAGTGTTTGAAAAAATAAAATATTCGTTGCATCTTCCACAATACCTAAGTTACTTATTTACCGGTGTTCCGGTAAGTGAATATACGAGTATAGGTTGCCATACGCTACTTTGGGACTACGAAAAAAACGACTATCATGTGTGGGTATATCAAGAAAGAATAAACCAAAAATTACCCCCAATTGTTTCATCAAGAAAAACGATACCGATAAATTATAAGGGGAAAACCATTCAAATGGGTGTTGGCATCCACGATAGTTCCTCGGCATTATTACCCTACATCCGAAGTATTTCAAAACCATTTATACTGGTATCTACCGGTACATGGAGTATCTCGATTAACCCTTTCAATAGTAGCATGTTAACATTGAAGGAAATCGAGAACAACTCTCTTTTCAATATGCGAATAGATGGAAGTCCTGTCAAGGTTTCCAGATTGTTCCTTGGCAATGAATACAAGCTTCAGATAAAGACGTTGTCAAAGTACTTCACCGTTTCTGAAGACTATCATAAAACCGTGAAATTCGATCAGGGTATATTTTTTGAAATCATCAAAGACTTCGTTCACATGTTCAAATGGTCGAGTATTGCTTCTGATGATATGCCTGAGGAGACCAAAATTCCATATGATAAATTTGAACATGCCTATCACCAACTCATGTTGGAACTTGTTTTGTTGCAAGAAAAAAGTATTCGAGCCGCTATTGGAAACGAAAAAATAAAAAGACTTTATATTGACGGAGGATTTAGCGATAATGAGATTTTTATTCAACTGCTCTCCCAATATCTAGGAGATATGAAACTCAGTACAACCGATGCCTCCTTGGGCTCAGCTCTAGGCGCGGCCCTCGTTATTTCTGATACCCTTCTTGAACCTAAATTCCTGAAAAAAAACTATGCGTTAAAAAAATATCGCACACTTATCTTTAATTGA
- a CDS encoding sugar isomerase, with amino-acid sequence MRITKSQLDDINKKSEAHHREHFDFLADRLAKNGHDVEGILKKLSDFQVAIPSWALGAGGTRFGRFGFQGEPSNLEQKIDDIGILHTLTQTAGAISLHIPWDVPTDYKAIKELANSHDVIFDAVNSNTFQDQKDAKESYKFGSLSNTKKAVREQAVEHNVEVIKIGDKLGLKSLTVWLADGSNFPGQSNFQTALQNTEDSLKVIYKALPDDWKLLIEYKPYEPNFYSTVIQDWGTSFMLANACGDKAYTLVDLGHHLPNTNIEQIVSTLMLKGKLGGFHFNDSKYGDDDLTVGSVKPYALFLIFNALVFGMENNQQNPYPAWMIDASHNIKDPLEDLIQSLEAIQEAYAKALLVDQKSLTEAQQNHDVVKCQELLQDAYRTDVRPLLEKARLNRGGAISPIKTYRSLKVRKNLINERGTYSVATGL; translated from the coding sequence ATGAGAATAACTAAAAGTCAACTTGACGATATCAATAAAAAAAGTGAAGCGCATCACCGCGAACACTTCGATTTTCTGGCCGACCGTCTGGCCAAAAATGGACATGATGTTGAAGGTATTCTGAAAAAACTATCCGATTTTCAGGTGGCCATACCTAGCTGGGCGTTGGGTGCCGGAGGAACGCGATTTGGCCGCTTTGGATTTCAGGGTGAACCTTCAAATCTAGAACAGAAAATAGATGATATAGGTATTTTACATACGTTAACACAGACAGCAGGGGCGATCTCATTGCACATTCCTTGGGATGTTCCTACGGATTATAAAGCCATCAAGGAGTTGGCAAATTCTCATGACGTCATCTTCGATGCGGTTAATTCCAACACTTTTCAAGACCAAAAAGATGCGAAGGAAAGTTATAAATTTGGATCGTTGAGCAATACCAAAAAGGCGGTTCGCGAACAAGCTGTTGAACACAACGTCGAAGTCATAAAAATCGGAGATAAACTAGGCTTGAAAAGTCTGACCGTTTGGTTGGCCGATGGCTCTAATTTTCCTGGGCAAAGTAACTTTCAAACCGCACTACAGAATACGGAAGATAGCCTAAAGGTTATCTACAAAGCACTACCCGATGACTGGAAACTTTTAATCGAGTACAAACCCTACGAACCCAATTTCTATAGTACCGTAATTCAAGACTGGGGCACCTCTTTTATGTTAGCGAATGCCTGTGGCGATAAAGCATATACGTTGGTCGATTTGGGGCATCATCTGCCCAATACCAACATTGAACAGATTGTTTCCACTTTGATGCTAAAAGGAAAATTGGGGGGCTTTCATTTCAATGACAGCAAATATGGCGATGATGATCTGACCGTAGGTAGCGTTAAACCTTACGCACTTTTCTTGATTTTCAATGCCTTGGTCTTTGGCATGGAAAACAATCAACAGAATCCATACCCTGCATGGATGATCGATGCCAGTCACAATATCAAAGACCCATTGGAAGATCTAATACAATCGTTGGAAGCCATTCAAGAGGCTTATGCCAAAGCGCTGCTAGTCGATCAAAAGTCACTGACCGAAGCGCAACAGAACCATGACGTTGTCAAATGCCAAGAGCTACTACAAGATGCTTATCGAACCGATGTTAGGCCGTTACTCGAAAAAGCAAGACTAAACCGGGGCGGGGCGATAAGTCCGATTAAGACTTATCGGTCTTTAAAGGTTAGGAAAAACCTAATCAATGAGAGAGGGACCTATTCGGTAGCCACAGGACTATAA